A genomic window from Punica granatum isolate Tunisia-2019 chromosome 2, ASM765513v2, whole genome shotgun sequence includes:
- the LOC116194495 gene encoding uncharacterized protein LOC116194495 isoform X1, with protein MAETHPPHGNGFKKTAVHEQTDLSHGGKVEVMDVSDLPPFGDGRLKTMTPEQEELYRRQVAESDGFEVGDFGDVVDFMIRPLPVDDELRGRDHYVITLDKVVENYNSNSINATKICDPYILKLNIDIGGGPMLYITFSARDIVDDNAAGDAAEPKVYRAKVLTIFPVHKSVVFFCRFKASKNVETPGQGAMGPFDAPNAGLPHSWAPNDSMSLGSSHSTPF; from the exons ATGGCAGAAACGCATCCTCCCCACGGTAATGGCTTCAAGAAGACGGCGGTGCACGAGCAGACTGACCTTTCCCATGGAGGCAAG GTTGAGGTGATGGACGTTTCCGATCTCCCTCCCTTTGGTGATGGCCGCCTCAAGACCATGACGCCCGAGCAGGAAGAGCTTTACCGCAGACAAGTCGCCGAAAGCGAT GGTTTCGAGGTTGGTGATTTTGGGGATGTTGTGGACTTCATGATTCGACCTCTGCCGGTAGATGATGAACTGAGGGGCAGAGATCACTACGTTATCACCTTGGATAAAGTTGTTGAGAACTACAACTCTAACAGCATCAAT GCCACAAAAATATGCGATCCCTATATTCTGAAGTTAAATATCGACATTGGAGGAGGTCCTATGCTTTATATTACTTTCTCGGCCCGTGATATTGTCGATGACAATGCTGCCGGCGATGCTGCTGAGCCGAAAGTTTATCGAGCGAAGGTGCTGACGATATTTCCAGTTCATAAATCTGTCGTCTTCTTCTGCAGGTTCAAAG CTTCTAAAAATGTTGAAACCCCCGGCCAAGGTGCTATGGGCCCCTTTGACGCCCCAAATGCAGGGCTTCCTCATAGCTGGGCCCCCAACGACAGCATGTCCTTGGGCTCTTCTCATAGTAcacctttttaa
- the LOC116194495 gene encoding uncharacterized protein LOC116194495 isoform X2 — MAETHPPHGNGFKKTAVHEQTDLSHGGKVEVMDVSDLPPFGDGRLKTMTPEQEELYRRQVAESDGFEVGDFGDVVDFMIRPLPVDDELRGRDHYVITLDKVVENYNSNSINVQSF; from the exons ATGGCAGAAACGCATCCTCCCCACGGTAATGGCTTCAAGAAGACGGCGGTGCACGAGCAGACTGACCTTTCCCATGGAGGCAAG GTTGAGGTGATGGACGTTTCCGATCTCCCTCCCTTTGGTGATGGCCGCCTCAAGACCATGACGCCCGAGCAGGAAGAGCTTTACCGCAGACAAGTCGCCGAAAGCGAT GGTTTCGAGGTTGGTGATTTTGGGGATGTTGTGGACTTCATGATTCGACCTCTGCCGGTAGATGATGAACTGAGGGGCAGAGATCACTACGTTATCACCTTGGATAAAGTTGTTGAGAACTACAACTCTAACAGCATCAAT GTTCAAAG CTTCTAA